The Halichondria panicea chromosome 8, odHalPani1.1, whole genome shotgun sequence DNA segment TCATGAGTTTCTACCTCTTCACTCtggtaactatatatacattgagATCTGTACCTGTTGTGTAATTTAACTAACACAGAAAACTAGCAATTTCTCATTGAAATTGAACCATCCAAAAATGGTTTGCATTGAACTGTATGTACCTCCCTGTGCTTATgtcctgtgtgtaggtggtgCTCCAAGTGGTCCTCACATTCATTGTGGATGCATTTATGTTAAAAATCGAGGCCAGAGAAAACTTCAGAAAACAGTGCCTCAAGCATCCTTACAAGCCCTGCACCTGCCACAGTAATCATGCTCTGTgtagaatgtacagtatacagtgtAAAGCCTTTGCTTTAAGTACCAGTAACTCCAAATTAATGATCAGATTCTATAGATGTTAGCAACGTTTTACATACATTTGGAATGTCACAGATTCTGAAGCTCTATATCACTTGGTGTGCTCAGACCATATTTTGTTTTAGGGCCAAAAGCGTTAAAGAACCAAGGGCTAACCAAACTTGCATACATTTTGTTGATAGATGGCTAACTTAGGAGCCTGCATCTTTAGTTTATAAGAAAAATAGGCGTCTGCTATAGATTTCAAGTTTAGATAAAATACTTGTACTAGCCAAACCTTACTTGCAATACACTACATACACAGAAAATGAAGATAAGAAAGTGGCCAATATCAAGCTGATCAAGGCGGACATTGACAAGCTGCGCTACGAGGTGATGCACAGCGATCAAACTGAAGGTGTGAGCTCCCTCAACAAGTGGATCAGACATTGGAGGAGAGTGAACCTGGACAGTCTAACGGTGGGTCACATTTGTCTATCTGAGACAGTACACTGCATGTGAGGTACTGTATTTCCACTACCCTCATTACTTATACAACCACCTTTAAAAATAGGATAATGATTGAGTGTTACTGCGTGTTTATGCAGGATATCCATAACTTGGCCTGCACTGGACGCAAAGATTTGCACTTGTTCATGCACAGGGATGATCTAGCGGTGAGTGTGAATTAATACACATGTACGCACCTTATGatacagacactaaaaactataTACCAGTCCTTGTAAGGTAAATTGTctgtttacattgtacagtaccaccataattatatatactcattTTCCACATGCACCCATATGCATACATACACCACCTGCAGCAATGGATCAATGATGAGAAGGAGGAGGTAAAAGCAAAGAAAGAGGCGGAGGCGGAGGTGAAGGCGAAGACGAAGGCAGAGGAATGGAAAACCAACTTGAAATACCTTTTCAAGTGTCTACGCAATATTGTGAAGTATTGTCTACTTTATATTGTGGAATGAAGGACAACTAGTTTTTTAACTGTTACTTTTTAAGGTGTTACAGATACTTATATATTCTCTTCTTTGGGTATACCACGCAACAACTGCATGGCTTTCTTTCAGTAGCTGTGTTCATATGTTTAGTTAACTAGTTAACAGTttttattgttattgttgtgCATGCCATGGTTGTACACAAGGCCATATGAAGGTAGAACCTGTaactgctatataattatagtgaaagaGATGTTGTTCAATGAACTTGTGAATAGTAGCCACTGGGAGAGCttggagggagagagagaagtAGAAAGTATGTCAACAAAGGTATAGCCTTGACAACCAATTCTCCCTGGCATGGAAAATGTGATCAATATATTTACCTAGAAGTTATTGATTGTCATTGTGGGCACATGAGTGACTTAATTAAGGggaaacctataattataattatagctgggaACTCAATTGTTAACTTACCTTACATACATAATATTTTATACAAAAAAGATTTTATCTCCAAATCAATTCAATTTAATTGCAGAACTGCTGTAAATCTGAAAGAGATCACTGCATGAGACTTTCATCTAGGCATTGAATCTCAGAGAAATAGACATTATTTTCTTACAAAACTATAATgcgtgtatataattatagtcatttaTTTATGTTGTTTTGACTCTTAAATGTATTCATAGTCCCCTATGCTTATCTCCTTGAAGTGGTGAACTCCGTAACCGAGGTTGGGGTGTGTCTTTATCTCTCCACTTTTATTGTTTGTGTTGCGCTCTTGCATAGAGGGTAGCTCGTGTATCGGCTAAGTTGCTGTCATTCTACCTTATAATAACATGAGTTGTGCAGTATATAACCATAAACAGTTTTAGCTTGATTAAGGTGCGTGTGTATTTACCTGATTGATTTCAACACTTTCTACGTAATAGCCAAACAATTACGCAACCAAAGGCAGCCAGTATGAGTGCCGCTGTAAATCCAATAGTAACACCTAATCCAAGTCCGAGTCCAAAACCAGCTGAGAATGTATATTGGTTTACATGTAGATAGTAGTACACAATCAAATTAATACTGCAGTATACACTTCACACAATTTTTGACCTGCATGTTTTTATATGTCACCCCTCGTATAcatagtatagctatataattatagctattacaGTGAGATGAATAACTGCATTACTCTACAATATCTGTGTGTGGTGAGATGTCCTCAGGCAGAGTGCAGTCCGAGGCTGGGTCTTGGAAACCAGGCAGGCACACCACCCCGGCCCTCTCTATTCCCACACGTGCAGTGACCAAACAGATCATCTCTGGCACGACAGGAGGTGTCAGTCGTACAAGTCATTATGTCAGGATAGGTCACCAACAGCCTCAGGGGAAATGTGGCTAGTCCATTAGCGCCAGTTAGCTGAATCTGTTGCAGCACTCCAGATGACTGATCGGCCACTAGTTCTTGTTCAATTTTTTCTGCTCGCCTACACTTCTAGCTATGTATGGGCACTGCTTTTTTCTCccgactgcatgtgtgtgggtggcggATGTTGAGTATatgtgagtgagtgggtgtatgtTTGGGGTAAGATGAAGTTCTTGAGTTCAGGAATATGGTCGTCCATTGCATTGATCAACGTCTCCAGCTTGATTGCGTCTCTCATTGAAATCTGTCAGAGCTAAAAGTGTATAGATGACAGAATTTTAGAGGCTACAAAATACCTTTTTTGTAATTGTTTATCGGAGTAGCCACGTGAGATCCAACATCTTGCAGCAAACTTTGAATCTATATATAGTTGTGCGTATACTGGTGAACAGTCGACAACAACATATAGTAGtgtgtttgcattattattgaGTGTCAGGCTGGCAGCAGGAGAACCAAAAGTGAGGTCTACTATCTCCTCCAAACCCAGACAATGTTCTCGAGCCAACCAATCAGCAAACGGAGTCTTCATCAACTGGAGACAGAGAACAAATACAGTGCAGAGAAACTGGAGTTTTTTACCGGCTTCTCTTATACATGCAAGCACGGGGataggtggggattagaccaGTCACCTGATCTAATACCCCTACCTTTGGGCATGTTATTTGGTCTAATCCCCTGGTAGCCCCTAGTACAACATGGGGGTTATGTGGGGATTAGACCTGTATCACACTCTAGCGAGAAGATAAACAGATTATTTGAAGTATCAGAATTACTATATAAATATTGACAGCTATACTCCTATAGAGCTAGTGAAGTCAAGAAGGCAGAGATGCATGCTCAGGATCAATAAACTGTAAATTTTGCTCTCACTGTACTCAGCATGTGTTGGAAGGAAGAGTGTGGCACACATCATGTGATCtttaattgacctttgacccaatgcatgcatcaggTGATCTGTCTAATTCCCCTGGGTAGGGGAGCAActtcaagtctaatccccaACTAATCCCCACTTATCCCCGGTAGGGGGAGGTGGGGCATTactttgacaagtgcattATGTGTTTCTTAATTGCAGAACTGCTGTTCTAAAAGTGAGGGATCCACTGAAGGAGATCACTGACTTTCAGCTAGGCATTAAGAAGACAGTAGAACATTATTTTCTTACAAATAAGTCATGCACTCAATGTTTCAATATGCAATCTATGAATATAATTGCTCAGACTCTTAAATGTAGTCATAGTCCCCTGTGCTACTCTGTATCTCCTCGAGGTGATGAACTCCGTACCCAGGATTGGGGTGTGTCCTTATATTGTTTGTGTTACGCTCTTGCGTAGAGGGTAGCTCATACACCGGCTGTGTTGCTGCTATTCGACCTAGAATAACATGAGTAAGCATAACAGTTTAGCTTGTTTATATAGTAAAGTTTAGTAAAGTGAGTGTGTATTTACCTGATTGGTTTCGACACTTTCTACGTAATAGCCAAACAATTACGCAACCAAAGGTAGCCAGTATGAGTGCCGCTGTGAATCCAATAGCAACACCTACTCCAAGTCCAGTTGAGAACGTACTGTCGTCTTGGGGAAATTCTACATAATATTTACAGAAGGGGAGGGGGGCAGATCTAGTACACAGTCAAATGTTAAGACAATACAATATACCTGTGGGTACAAAACTTATCACAGTATACACGTCATCCCTTGTAATAGCTGTAAGTATACATAGTTAGTGAAATTGAATATACTGTATTACACTTTATTACCTGTCAGTGTGTGCACAGACTCTGTAGATATGTCAGCACCCCTCGTTGTAGCTGTATGTATAGTAGTTATGGAGATGGAATTAATACATGCACTCTCTATACAATACCTGTGTGCACACAATCTGTAGATATGTCAGCACCCCTCGTTGTAGCTGTATATGTAGTAGTTATGGAGATGGAATTAATACTGTATTACATGCACTCTCTATACAATACCTGTGTTTATAGAATCTGTAGATACTTCTCTCCTCGTTGCAGCTGCAGTAGTAGTTACTGACATAGTAGATGTAGTAGTAGTTTGTGAGATGTCGTCAGGCAGAGTGCAGTCAGAGGCTGGATCTTGGAAGCCAGGTAGGCACACCAACTGCCCTCTATTCCCACACATGTAGTGACCGAACAGATCATCTCTAGGACGACAGGAGGTGTCAGTCGTACAAGTCATCATGTCAGGACAGGCCACCAACAGCCTCAGGGGAAATGTGGCTAGTCCATTAGCGCCAGTTAGTTGAATCTGTTGCAGCACTCCAGATGACTGATCGGCCACTAGTTGCTGTTCAATTCTCACCAGTCCACCGTCTACGATAACTCCATGAGTACTGTTTATATTTCTGGACACTCGAAATAACATCTGAAAAGCTCCCTAAAAGTGCATGAGTTAAGCTTCTCTAACAAACTACAATTAATACATTAATTGTTGCAGGGATGATATTTATCTATAGAACAATT contains these protein-coding regions:
- the LOC135339571 gene encoding uncharacterized protein LOC135339571 isoform X3, encoding MIWCQLKQQKLNYTCIYISTCIILEQLRGLKLMESLLTSYIVLLFTAVFVNAQYTVVVQIGDIAVSTPTNQLADGSCCVSSQSPPQCTSCPNLHLQLCARIDTHDTSDTDISNCSVGSVGIGIDSISGSVTVTFGRQDTIYTGAFQMLFRVSRNINSTHGVIVDGGLVRIEQQLVADQSSGVLQQIQLTGANGLATFPLRLLVACPDMMTCTTDTSCRPRDDLFGHYMCGNRGQLVCLPGFQDPASDCTLPDDISQTTTTSTMSVTTTAAATRREVSTDSINTATTRGADISTDCVHTATTRGADISTESVHTLTAITRDDVYTVISFVPTEFPQDDSTFSTGLGVGVAIGFTAALILATFGCVIVWLLRRKCRNQSGRIAATQPVYELPSTQERNTNNIRTHPNPGYGVHHLEEIQSSTGDYDYI
- the LOC135339571 gene encoding uncharacterized protein LOC135339571 isoform X2, whose amino-acid sequence is MIWCQLKQQKLNYTCIYISTCIILEQLRGLKLMESLLTSYIVLLFTAVFVNAQYTVVVQIGDIAVSTPTNQLADGSCCVSSQSPPQCTSCPNLHLQLCARIDTHDTSDTDISNCSVGSVGIGIDSISGSVTVTFGRQDTIYTGAFQMLFRVSRNINSTHGVIVDGGLVRIEQQLVADQSSGVLQQIQLTGANGLATFPLRLLVACPDMMTCTTDTSCRPRDDLFGHYMCGNRGQLVCLPGFQDPASDCTLPDDISQTTTTSTMSVTTTAAATRREVSTDSINTATTRGADISTESVHTLTAITRDDVYTVISFVPTEFPQDDSTFSTGLGVGVAIGFTAALILATFGCVIVWLLRRKCRNQSGRIAATQPVYELPSTQERNTNNIRTHPNPGYTNNIRTHPNPGYGVHHLEEIQISTGDYMTTFKSQNNN
- the LOC135339571 gene encoding uncharacterized protein LOC135339571 isoform X1, with product MIWCQLKQQKLNYTCIYISTCIILEQLRGLKLMESLLTSYIVLLFTAVFVNAQYTVVVQIGDIAVSTPTNQLADGSCCVSSQSPPQCTSCPNLHLQLCARIDTHDTSDTDISNCSVGSVGIGIDSISGSVTVTFGRQDTIYTGAFQMLFRVSRNINSTHGVIVDGGLVRIEQQLVADQSSGVLQQIQLTGANGLATFPLRLLVACPDMMTCTTDTSCRPRDDLFGHYMCGNRGQLVCLPGFQDPASDCTLPDDISQTTTTSTMSVTTTAAATRREVSTDSINTATTRGADISTDCVHTATTRGADISTESVHTLTAITRDDVYTVISFVPTEFPQDDSTFSTGLGVGVAIGFTAALILATFGCVIVWLLRRKCRNQSGRIAATQPVYELPSTQERNTNNIRTHPNPGYTNNIRTHPNPGYGVHHLEEIQISTGDYMTTFKSQNNN